In Pseudomonas sp. P5_109, the genomic window ATGATCGTGGTGCTGTCGGTGATGAACGGCTTCGATCATGAGATGCGCACCCGCGTGCTGGGCATGGTGCCCCACGCGACCATCGAGTCCGGCGAGCCGATCAGCGATTGGCAAAGCCTGGCGGCCAAGGTCAAGCAGAACCCGCAGGTGACGGCGGTGGCGCCGTTTACGCAAATGCAGGGTTTGCTGACCAATAACGGCAAGGTCTCGAAAGTCCTGCTCAATGCCATCGACCCGGCGCAAGAACGCCAGGTGTCGATCATTGATCACTTCATGACCCAGGGCAAACTCGACGACCTGGTGCCGGGCGAGTTCGGCATCGTCATCGGCGACAAGGCCGCGGCCAAGCTCGGCGCCGCGATCGGCGACAAGCTGACCTTCGTCGCGCCGGAAGTCACCGTGACCCCGGCCGGGATGTTCCCGCGCATGAAGCGCTTTACCGTGGTCGGCATCTTCCATGTCGGCGCCGGTGAGCTCGATGGCTACCTGGGCGTCACCAACCTGCAGGATCTGGCCCGGCTGCACCGCTGGAAACCGGATCAGGTGCAGGGCCTGCGCCTGAAGTTCGACGATCTGTTCCAGGCGCCACGCACTGCGTGGAGCATCGCCCGCGATCTCGGCGAAGACCGCTTCTACGCCCGCGACTGGACCCGTACCCACGGCAACCTGTACCAGGCGATCCGCATGGAAAAAGCCATGATCGGCCTGTTGTTGCTGCTGATCGTCGCCGTTGCGGCATTCAACATCATTTCCACGCTGGTGATGGTGGTGAACGACAAGAAGGGCGACATCGCGATCCTGCGCACGCTGGGCGCCACGCCGGGCACGATCATGCGCACGTTCATGGTGCAAGGCACCGTCATTGGCGTAGTCGGTACCGCGATCGGTGCCGTGGTCGGGATCTTCGCCGCGCTGAATGTCAGTGCCGCGATCTCGGCCCTCGAAGGCTTGATCGGGCACAAGTTCCTCAACGCCGACGTGTACTTCATCGATTACCTGCCGTCGCAGGTGCAGAGCCAGGACGTGGTGATGGTCTGCTCCGCGGCGTTGGTCCTGAGTTTCCTCGCCACCCTGTATCCAGCCTGGCGTGCCGCGCGCACCCAGCCTGCGGAGGCGCTACGTTATGAGTGAGTCGGGCATGAGTGATAAAGCAATCTTGAGCTGCCGCAGCTTGGGCAAATCCTACGAGGAAGGCCCGGAATCGGTGGAAGTGTTGGCCGGCCTGCAACTGGAGTTGCACCCGGGTGAGCGTGTGGCGATCGTCGGCAAGTCGGGCTCGGGCAAAAGTACCTTGCTCAATCTGCTGGGCGGCCTCGATACGCCGACCACGGGCAGCGTCTGGCTCGACGGTGAAGAGCTGTCGGCGCTGAGCGAGAAGAAGCGCGGCCTGCTGCGCAATCGCGCCCTCGGCTTCGTGTACCAGTTCCACCACCTGCTGGCGGAATTCACCGCCCTGGAAAACGTCTGCATGCCGCTGCTGATCGGCAAGACCGCGATCCCGGA contains:
- a CDS encoding lipoprotein-releasing ABC transporter permease subunit → MFRPLFVFIGTRYTRAKRRNHFVSFISLTSMIGLALGVVVMIVVLSVMNGFDHEMRTRVLGMVPHATIESGEPISDWQSLAAKVKQNPQVTAVAPFTQMQGLLTNNGKVSKVLLNAIDPAQERQVSIIDHFMTQGKLDDLVPGEFGIVIGDKAAAKLGAAIGDKLTFVAPEVTVTPAGMFPRMKRFTVVGIFHVGAGELDGYLGVTNLQDLARLHRWKPDQVQGLRLKFDDLFQAPRTAWSIARDLGEDRFYARDWTRTHGNLYQAIRMEKAMIGLLLLLIVAVAAFNIISTLVMVVNDKKGDIAILRTLGATPGTIMRTFMVQGTVIGVVGTAIGAVVGIFAALNVSAAISALEGLIGHKFLNADVYFIDYLPSQVQSQDVVMVCSAALVLSFLATLYPAWRAARTQPAEALRYE
- the lolD gene encoding lipoprotein-releasing ABC transporter ATP-binding protein LolD; this encodes MSDKAILSCRSLGKSYEEGPESVEVLAGLQLELHPGERVAIVGKSGSGKSTLLNLLGGLDTPTTGSVWLDGEELSALSEKKRGLLRNRALGFVYQFHHLLAEFTALENVCMPLLIGKTAIPEARQRATALLERVGLGHRLEHKPAELSGGERQRVAIARALVNNPGLVMLDEPTGNLDSHTAQGIQDLMLELSTSMRTAFLVVTHDMNLARQMDRVLHLQEGCLTPI